In Gouania willdenowi chromosome 24, fGouWil2.1, whole genome shotgun sequence, a single window of DNA contains:
- the fzd3a gene encoding frizzled-3a isoform X1, with the protein MDLLWVFSVSMLTACVAIPMDAAAGSHSLFSCEPITLRMCQGLPYNSTFMPNALNHYDQQTAALAMEPFHPMVNLQCSPDLRMFLCALYAPVCTEYGRMTLPCRRLCLQAKSDCYKLMDMFGVGWPEEMDCNRLPACDDPYPRSVDLLSSSDATDSPVSVQRDYGFWCPRELKIDPELGYSFLGVRDCSAPCPNMYFTRQELTFARYFIGVVSIVCLSATLFTFLTFLIDVSRFRYPERPIIFYAVCYMMVSLMFFLGFLMEDRVSCNPAVPGRFRASTVTQGSHNKACTLLFMVLYFFTMAGSVWWVILTITWFLAAVPKWGSEAIEKKALLFHACAWGIPGVLTVTLLAMNKIEGDAVSGVCFVGLYNLTALRWFLLVPLGLDVVVGVALLLAGIAALNRVRMEIPLEKENQEKLVKFMIRIGVFSVLYLVPLLCVLACYLYESSYRSVWETTWVQERCRDYHIPCPYQVEQSSRPDLALFLLKYVMMLIVGIPSVFWVGSKKTCFEWLSFFHGKKRKDAMVNESRQVLQEPDFAQLLLLRDPHTPVVRKSRGTSTQGTSTHASSTHLAMLDEPPSASTSRAGSVHSYHSSLHRSRDGSPCAPLRHASSLRADERLLYGSTPRINDQSQSRLCSTNRLDGQSRHDSAHHLDNQSRHSSSMRDLSSTAHAVFGISGNGVHRALEDDAA; encoded by the exons ATGGATCTCCTGTGGGTTTTTTCCGTGTCCATGCTGACGGCGTGCGTCGCCATCCCCATGGACGCGGCCGCAGGAAGTCACAGCCTGTTCAGCTGTGAGCCAATCACGTTACGCATGTGCCAGGGGCTGCCGTACAACTCCACCTTCATGCCCAACGCCCTGAACCACTACGACCAACAGACAGCCGCCCTCGCCATGGAG CCCTTCCACCCCATGGTGAACCTGCAGTGTTCTCCAGACCTGAGGATGTTCCTGTGTGCCCTATACGCACCCGTGTGCACCGAGTACGGCCGCATGACGCTGCCGTGTCGCCGCCTCTGCCTGCAGGCCAAGAGCGACTGCTACAAGCTAATGGACATGTTTGGTGTCGGTTGGCCTGAAGAGATGGACTGCAACAG ACTCCCAGCCTGTGACGATCCGTACCCGCGGTCCGTGGACCTTCTGTCCAGCTCAGACGCCACAGACTCTCCCGTCTCCGTCCAGAGGGACTATGGCTTCTGGTGTCCCCGAGAGCTAAAAATCGACCCTGAGCTGGGCTACTCCTTCCTGGGCGTGCGGGACTGCTCCGCCCCGTGCCCCAACATGTACTTCACCCGCCAGGAGCTGACGTTCGCCCGCTACTTTATCGGCGTGGTGTCCATCGTGTGCCTGTCGGCCACGCTCTTCACGTTCCTCACCTTCCTCATCGACGTGTCCCGCTTCCGATACCCGGAGCGACCCATTATCTTCTACGCCGTGTGCTACATGATGGTGTCGCTGATGTTCTTCCTGGGGTTCCTGATGGAGGACAGGGTGTCGTGTAACCCTGCGGTCCCAGGGAGGTTCCGCGCCTCCACGGTGACTCAAGGTTCTCACAATAAG GCGTGCACGCTGCTCTTCATGGTTCTCTACTTCTTCACCATGGCGGGCAGCGTATGGTGGGTCATCCTGACCATCACATGGTTCCTGGCTGCCGTTCCTAAGTGGGGCAGCGAGGCCATCGAGAAGAAGGCACTGCTTTTCCACGCGTGTGCATGGGGCATCCCCGGCGTGCTCACTGTCACGCTGCTCGCCATGAACAAGATAGAGGGGGACGCTGTTAGCGGCGTTTGCTTTGTGGGCCTTTACAACCTGACGGCTCTGCGTTGGTTCCTGCTGGTCCCACTGGGATTGGACGTGGTG GTGGGTGTGGCTCTGCTGCTGGCGGGCATCGCCGCCCTGAACCGTGTGCGCATGGAGATCCCTCTGGAGAAGGAGAACCAGGAGAAGCTGGTGAAGTTCATGATCCGTATCGGCGTGTTCTCGGTTCTCTACCTGGTGCCTCTGCTCTGCGTCCTGGCCTGTTACCTCTACGAGAGCAGCTACAGGAGCGTGTGGGAAACCACGTGGGTGCAGGAGCGCTGCAGAGATTACCACATCCCCTGTCCCTaccag gtgGAGCAGAGCAGTCGTCCTGACCTTGCTTTGTTTCTCCTGAAATACGTGATGATGCTGATCGTGGGAATTCCCTCCGTGTTCTGGGTCGGCAGCAAAAAAACCTGCTTTGAGTGGCTCAGTTTCTTCCACggcaaaaagagaaaaga CGCCATGGTCAACGAGAGTCGGCAGGTGCTGCAGGAGCCTGACTTTgcccagctgctgctgctcagggACCCCCACACACCCGTGGTCAGGAAGTCTCGGGGGACGTCAACCCAGGGCACCTCCACCCACGCCTCCTCCACCCACCTGGCCATGTTGGACGAGCCCCCCAGCGCCAGCACCAGCCGGGCGGGGTCGGTGCACAGCTACCACAGCAGCCTACACCGCTCCAGGGACGGCAG CCCGTGTGCTCCTCTTAGACACGCCTCCAGCCTCCGAGCAGACGAGCGGCTGCTCTACGGCAGCACGCCGCGCATCAACGACCAATCACAGTCCAGACTCTGCAGCACCAACCGCCTGGACGGCCAATCGCGCCATGACTCCGCCCACCACCTGGACAACCAATCCCGGCACAGCAGCAGCATGAGGGACCTGAGCTCCACCGCTCACGCCGTCTTTGGCATCTCGGGGAACGGCGTCCACAGGGCGCTGGAGGACGATGCAGCCTGa
- the fzd3a gene encoding frizzled-3a isoform X2, translated as MDLLWVFSVSMLTACVAIPMDAAAGSHSLFSCEPITLRMCQGLPYNSTFMPNALNHYDQQTAALAMEPFHPMVNLQCSPDLRMFLCALYAPVCTEYGRMTLPCRRLCLQAKSDCYKLMDMFGVGWPEEMDCNRLPACDDPYPRSVDLLSSSDATDSPVSVQRDYGFWCPRELKIDPELGYSFLGVRDCSAPCPNMYFTRQELTFARYFIGVVSIVCLSATLFTFLTFLIDVSRFRYPERPIIFYAVCYMMVSLMFFLGFLMEDRVSCNPAVPGRFRASTVTQGSHNKACTLLFMVLYFFTMAGSVWWVILTITWFLAAVPKWGSEAIEKKALLFHACAWGIPGVLTVTLLAMNKIEGDAVSGVCFVGLYNLTALRWFLLVPLGLDVVVGVALLLAGIAALNRVRMEIPLEKENQEKLVKFMIRIGVFSVLYLVPLLCVLACYLYESSYRSVWETTWVQERCRDYHIPCPYQVEQSSRPDLALFLLKYVMMLIVGIPSVFWVGSKKTCFEWLSFFHGKKRKDAMVNESRQVLQEPDFAQLLLLRDPHTPVVRKSRGTSTQGTSTHASSTHLAMLDEPPSASTSRAGSVHSYHSSLHRSRDGRHASSLRADERLLYGSTPRINDQSQSRLCSTNRLDGQSRHDSAHHLDNQSRHSSSMRDLSSTAHAVFGISGNGVHRALEDDAA; from the exons ATGGATCTCCTGTGGGTTTTTTCCGTGTCCATGCTGACGGCGTGCGTCGCCATCCCCATGGACGCGGCCGCAGGAAGTCACAGCCTGTTCAGCTGTGAGCCAATCACGTTACGCATGTGCCAGGGGCTGCCGTACAACTCCACCTTCATGCCCAACGCCCTGAACCACTACGACCAACAGACAGCCGCCCTCGCCATGGAG CCCTTCCACCCCATGGTGAACCTGCAGTGTTCTCCAGACCTGAGGATGTTCCTGTGTGCCCTATACGCACCCGTGTGCACCGAGTACGGCCGCATGACGCTGCCGTGTCGCCGCCTCTGCCTGCAGGCCAAGAGCGACTGCTACAAGCTAATGGACATGTTTGGTGTCGGTTGGCCTGAAGAGATGGACTGCAACAG ACTCCCAGCCTGTGACGATCCGTACCCGCGGTCCGTGGACCTTCTGTCCAGCTCAGACGCCACAGACTCTCCCGTCTCCGTCCAGAGGGACTATGGCTTCTGGTGTCCCCGAGAGCTAAAAATCGACCCTGAGCTGGGCTACTCCTTCCTGGGCGTGCGGGACTGCTCCGCCCCGTGCCCCAACATGTACTTCACCCGCCAGGAGCTGACGTTCGCCCGCTACTTTATCGGCGTGGTGTCCATCGTGTGCCTGTCGGCCACGCTCTTCACGTTCCTCACCTTCCTCATCGACGTGTCCCGCTTCCGATACCCGGAGCGACCCATTATCTTCTACGCCGTGTGCTACATGATGGTGTCGCTGATGTTCTTCCTGGGGTTCCTGATGGAGGACAGGGTGTCGTGTAACCCTGCGGTCCCAGGGAGGTTCCGCGCCTCCACGGTGACTCAAGGTTCTCACAATAAG GCGTGCACGCTGCTCTTCATGGTTCTCTACTTCTTCACCATGGCGGGCAGCGTATGGTGGGTCATCCTGACCATCACATGGTTCCTGGCTGCCGTTCCTAAGTGGGGCAGCGAGGCCATCGAGAAGAAGGCACTGCTTTTCCACGCGTGTGCATGGGGCATCCCCGGCGTGCTCACTGTCACGCTGCTCGCCATGAACAAGATAGAGGGGGACGCTGTTAGCGGCGTTTGCTTTGTGGGCCTTTACAACCTGACGGCTCTGCGTTGGTTCCTGCTGGTCCCACTGGGATTGGACGTGGTG GTGGGTGTGGCTCTGCTGCTGGCGGGCATCGCCGCCCTGAACCGTGTGCGCATGGAGATCCCTCTGGAGAAGGAGAACCAGGAGAAGCTGGTGAAGTTCATGATCCGTATCGGCGTGTTCTCGGTTCTCTACCTGGTGCCTCTGCTCTGCGTCCTGGCCTGTTACCTCTACGAGAGCAGCTACAGGAGCGTGTGGGAAACCACGTGGGTGCAGGAGCGCTGCAGAGATTACCACATCCCCTGTCCCTaccag gtgGAGCAGAGCAGTCGTCCTGACCTTGCTTTGTTTCTCCTGAAATACGTGATGATGCTGATCGTGGGAATTCCCTCCGTGTTCTGGGTCGGCAGCAAAAAAACCTGCTTTGAGTGGCTCAGTTTCTTCCACggcaaaaagagaaaaga CGCCATGGTCAACGAGAGTCGGCAGGTGCTGCAGGAGCCTGACTTTgcccagctgctgctgctcagggACCCCCACACACCCGTGGTCAGGAAGTCTCGGGGGACGTCAACCCAGGGCACCTCCACCCACGCCTCCTCCACCCACCTGGCCATGTTGGACGAGCCCCCCAGCGCCAGCACCAGCCGGGCGGGGTCGGTGCACAGCTACCACAGCAGCCTACACCGCTCCAGGGACGGCAG ACACGCCTCCAGCCTCCGAGCAGACGAGCGGCTGCTCTACGGCAGCACGCCGCGCATCAACGACCAATCACAGTCCAGACTCTGCAGCACCAACCGCCTGGACGGCCAATCGCGCCATGACTCCGCCCACCACCTGGACAACCAATCCCGGCACAGCAGCAGCATGAGGGACCTGAGCTCCACCGCTCACGCCGTCTTTGGCATCTCGGGGAACGGCGTCCACAGGGCGCTGGAGGACGATGCAGCCTGa